From Xyrauchen texanus isolate HMW12.3.18 chromosome 12, RBS_HiC_50CHRs, whole genome shotgun sequence, one genomic window encodes:
- the LOC127652574 gene encoding G patch domain-containing protein 8-like isoform X1, protein MYMQALSVLFFPLCLILVVYVLMFLPEAVYICTYITVHSSLPSLETESEFVASEDNIGHRLLQKHGWKLGQGLGKTMQGRTDPVPIVLKYDVMGMGRMEMELDYAEDATEKRRALEIEKEDTEELRQKYKDYAEKEKAIAKALEDLRANFYCELCDKQYQKHQEFDNHINSYDHAHKQRLKELKQREFARNVSSRSRKDGKKQERMLRRLHELAEQRKQQEYVPGSGPMFKPTTVIVDGEKGDDSMDGVPMTIDSNTEPIDDKGVCSVGDQGSPRSTPSISFGFNKTGSSPTPSGGSHAPKVSVSFSLAKKAPVKLETAAAVFVDPGEEAMEGEEGQEEGGDKTGGEEGAVETNTDSPQCAAGGEDELSQPDDGGTLASTLNKLKMMMKKEEGYSGQEPQYYHYVPPTHCRVKPHFKFLLFMKASDQCASEEDGKKAEKAVAGEDGEQIKLNVSSKYEKETVNEPTQVQNTTPPPTSTKMKTEEVSCSSTSAGQSNTIILEISSQPADAKQGMSEPPDTGPRIPTGPFFPVLGKDESTTLQWPSELLEFTKAQPSLSYSCNPLYFDFKLSRNKGNWAGKNSKSAKPVSTDGGEGSKSVSMDTTPDVGEGSKSGSMDTTPVSSGETCTSTMVAGPSTDQKKHSSLKEGGADNENKEQKLQSSVDVSAGTKKKKKKKKHKKSSKRSKRSEKVAVDVELENEMSEDKTKKKKKHKRKKSKNKPCDAEENEEGGDRKEKEKDKEEENHKEGKDGVSSAQSSGVNVSHDGGKRKRSHTMSQWSGVKESSAGKPSSAEEHNGTKSLKSDPDAPAASCSASAQKSLSGGRPPSSDSEEDGGSSSQHSRPARRCSTPKREHHRHCSDDSGQSGRSRSRSSRGGDHNHRRHRGQKSCSRSYSSSSERSSAGSSAYSRRSHSYSDSYSDYSDEEHRHRTRRPSSDSDYERRDSGRSHRRHYSSSSSEDSRSRSRSHSRRKHHRRRHQRSSSRSSSRSSRSSSARHYRRSTYSHSRSSASRSSSSTKGSPHRHGHSRRSDSSTRRRDFSRSRIYCSQSPRSSSSRTQARKSNSSSAQGTRCSGGATSKEGGGAAEHRNSFTARQLLEKIQSRKGGDESGTGTKPGIKIKDPPQGYFGPKLPPALGNKSILPLFGKLQAGKKPSLFSLIRLNESEKSEQGKNSDSSEVILVEPIREFPPPPQPQVQQQKQQQQQQKQQLEEAVPNAVVPEDTRHPVSDTQALQESQPQYEHDPAMMIPQYQGEARQDPSNPISDGHLMGSDMGTQSTMHTYTGYSAPTMEDGEMGIEAEEDGLAPLESQPITFTPEEMEKYSKLQQAAQQHIQQQLLAKQVKSFPSAAAVAAAANLAAAANLAHAPPPPPAALQPIHIHQPTVSAASATSITTMQHAILQHHAAAAAMGIHPHTQHHHHPAHAQLAQVHHIPQHHLTPISLSPLGHSLGHSLGHSLGHTGLIPAHHTAFLSGQPIHIIPASALHHSPLSLHHIPHAALYPTLFAHRPATAAAAAALQLHPFLHPIFSGQDLQHPPNHGS, encoded by the exons ATGTATATGCAAGCTCTGTCTGTGCTGTTCTTTCCTCTTTGTTTAATCTTAGTTGTTTATGTATTAATGTTTCTCCCTGAAGCAGTTTATATATGTACGTATATAACCGTACATTCCTCCCTCCCTTCTCTTGAGACTGAAAGTGAATTTGTAGCCTCAGAG gataacattgggCACCGACTTCTTCAGAAACATGGCTGGAAGTTGGGTCAAGGCCTGGGCAAAACTATGCAGG GACGAACTGACCCGGTGCCCATCGTTCTCAAATATGACGTCATGGGAATGGGGCGCATGGAGATGGAG CTGGACTATGCAGAAGATGCCACAGAGAAGCGTCGGGCGCTGGAGATAGAAAAAGAAGACACAGAGGAACTGCGTCAAAAATACAAG gATTATGCGGAAAAGGAGAAAGCCATAGCCAAAGCTCTGGAGGACTTGAGGGCCAACTTCTACTGTGAGCTGTGTGACAAGCAATATCAGAAACATCAGGAGTTTGACAATCACATAAACTCATATGACCATGCACACAAACAG AGACTGAAAGAGCTGAAGCAGAGAGAGTTTGCTCGGAATGTGTCATCTCGTTCTAGAAAGGATGGCAAGAAACAGGAGAGGATGCTGCGGCGTCTCCATGAACTGGCAGAACAAAGGAAGCAGCAAGAGTA TGTCCCTGGTAGTGGCCCTATGTTTAAACCCACTACAGTGATAGTAGATGGTGAGAAGGGAGACGACTCCATGGATGGTGTGCCTATGACCATAGATTCCAACACAGAACCTATTGACGATAAGGGAGTCTGTAGTGTTGGTGATCAAGGCTCCCCTAGATCAACTCCTTCCATCAGCTTTGGCTTCAACAAAACTGGCTCTTCCCCAACGCCCTCTGGAGGCTCACATGCTCCCAAAGTTAGTGTCTCCTTCTCCTTAGCTAAAAAAGCCCCCGTCAAACTTGAGACTGCAGCAGCTGTCTTTGTAGACCCTGGTGAAGAAGCAATGGAGGGAGAAGAAGGTCAGGAAGAGGGAGGAGATAAGACAGGAGGAGAGGAAGGAGCTGTGGAAACTAACACTGATAGCCCACAATGTGCAGCAGGAGGTGAGGATGAACTGTCACAACCAGATGATGGAGGAACCCTGGCCTCCACTTTGAATAagctgaagatgatgatgaaaaagGAGGAAGGTTACTCTGGACAGGAGCCACAGTATTACCATTATGTACCTCCTACACACTGTCGGGTCAAGCCACATTTCAAGTTTCTGCTTTTCATGAAGGCCTCAGACCAGTGTGCCAGTGAAGAGGATGGAAAGAAAGCTGAAAAAGCAGTAGCTGGTGAAGATGGAGAGCAAATAAAGCTAAATGTCAGCAGCAAATATGAAAAAGAGACAGTGAACGAACCTACACAAGTGCAAAACACAACTCCTCCTCCCACATCAACCAAAATGAAGACCGAGGAAGTATCATGTAGTAGTACCTCAGCGGGGCAAAGTAATACAATAATTTTAGAAATTTCTTCCCAACCAGCTGATGCCAAGCAAGGAATGTCTGAGCCTCCAGACACAGGTCCCCGCATACCAACTGGGCCTTTCTTTCCTGTGCTTGGTAAGGATGAAAGCACCACGTTGCAATGGCCTTCTGAATTGCTGGAGTTCACTAAGGCTCAGCCATCCCTCTCCTACAGTTGTAATCCTCTCTACTTTGACTTCAAGCTGTCTAGAAACAAAGGAAACTGGGCAGGGAAAAACAGCAAATCTGCCAAGCCAGTTAGCACTGATGGAGGAGAAGGATCAAAGTCTGTCAGCATGGATACTACTCCTGATGTAGGAGAGGGATCCAAGTCTGGCAGCATGGATACTACTCCTGTCAGTAGTGGAGAGACCTGCACTTCCACAATGGTAGCAGGACCAAGTACTGATCAAAAGAAACATTCATCCTTAAAAGAGGGAGGTGCTGATAATGAGAACAAAGAGCAGAAATTACAAAGTAGTGTGGATGTGTCTGCAGGgactaagaaaaagaaaaagaagaaaaaacataagAAATCAAGCAAGCGTTCCAAACGCAGCGAAAAAGTAGCAGTGGACGTGGAGTTGGAGAATGAGATGTCAGAAgataaaactaaaaagaaaaaaaaacataaaagaaagaaaagcaaaaataaaccATGTGATGCTGAGGAAAATGAAGAGGGAGGTGACCGCAAGGAAAAAGAGAAAGATAAGGAAGAAGAGAATCACAAGGAGGGGAAAGATGGAGTGTCCTCTGCCCAGTCATCTGGAGTAAATGTGTCCCATGATGGAGGAAAGAGAAAACGGTCCCACACAATGTCACAGTGGTCTGGAGTTAAGGAAAGCAGTGCAGGAAAGCCAAGCTCTGCAGAAGAGCACAATGGTACTAAAAGCCTTAAATCTGACCCCGATGCACCCGCAGCCTCTTGCTCTGCTTCAGCCCAGAAAAGCTTAAGTGGAGGTCGACCTCCCAGCAGTGACAGTGAAGAGGATGGAGGATCATCCTCTCAACATTCCCGACCAGCTCGCCGTTGCTCCACACCAAAACGTGAGCACCACAGACACTGCAGTGATGATTCAGGACAATCAGGACGTTCACGTAGTAGATCGTCTCGTGGAGGTGACCATAACCATAGACGCCACAGAGGTCAGAAGTCATGCAGTCGATCTTACTCGAGTAGCTCTGAGCGTTCCTCTGCTGGGAGCAGTGCTTACAGCCGCCGTAGTCACAGTTACTCAGACAGTTACAGTGACTATAGTGATGAAGAACATCGTCATAGAACAAGAAGACCTTCTTCAGACTCAGACTATGAAAGGCGTGATAGTGGGCGGTCTCACAGACGGCACTATTCCTCATCTTCCTCTGAGGACTCTCGTTCACGATCACGCTCACACAGCCGCAGAAAACATCATAGGCGGAGACACCAACGAAGTAGTAGTCGCAGCTCTAGTCGCAGTAGTAGGAGCAGCAGCGCTCGCCACTATAGACGAAGCACTTATAGTCACAGCCGTAGCTCTGCTAGTCGTTCATCTAGCTCCACTAAAGGTTCTCCACATCGACATGGTCACAGCCGGCGATCTGACAGCTCCACACGACGACGTGATTTCAGCAGGTCGCGCATTTACTGTTCCCAGTCTCCAAGGTCCTCCTCTTCCCGCACACAGGCACGAAAGAGCAACTCTTCATCAGCACAAGGAACTAGATGTAGTGGTGGTGCTACCTCAAAGGAAGGTGGAGGTGCTGCAGAACATCGAAATTCATTCACAGCTCGGCAGCTACTGGAGAAAATCCAGTCTCGAAAAGGAGGGGATGAGTCTGGAACTGGCACCAAGCCAGGCATCAAGATCAAGGACCCTCCACAAGGATACTTTGGACCCAAGCTCCCCCCTGCCCTTGGAAACAAAAGTATTTTGCCCCTTTTTGGTAAACTCCAGGCAGGAAAGAAACCATCATTATTTTCTCTTATACGTTTGAATGAGAGTGAAAAGTCAGAGCAGGGGAAAAATTCTGATAGTAGTGAAGTTATCTTGGTAGAACCCATTCGTGAATTTCCTCCCCCACCCCAGCCACAAGTCCAACAgcaaaagcagcagcaacaacaacaaaagcaacaGTTAGAGGAGGCCGTACCAAATGCTGTAGTGCCAGAGGATACCAGACATCCAGTCTCAGACACACAGGCCCTTCAGGAGTCTCAGCCACAATATGAGCACGATCCAGCTATGATGATCCCACAATACCAAGGTGAGGCAAGGCAAGACCCCAGTAATCCCATTTCGGATGGACATCTAATGGGGTCTGATATGGGTACGCAGTCTACTATGCACACCTACACTGGTTACTCTGCACCCACAATGGAGGATGGGGAAATGGGCATAGAAGCTGAAGAAGATGGACTTGCACCTTTAGAAAGTCAACCAATTACCTTTACTCCAGAGGAAATGGAAAAATACAGCAAGTTGCAACAAGCAGCTCAACAGCACATTCAACAGCAGCTGTTAGCCAAGCAGGTGAAGAGCTTCCCTTCAGCCGCAGCTGTTGCAGCGGCAGCTAATTTGGCAGCAGCGGCTAACCTTGCCCATGCTCCGCCACCTCCACCAGCTGCATTGCAGCCTATACACATCCATCAACCCACAGTTTCTGCAGCTTCTGCTACCTCCATTACCACAATGCAGCATGCCATCCTGCAGCATCATGCTGCTGCAGCAGCCATGGGTATTCATCCCCATACCCAGCATCATCATCACCCTGCACATGCCCAACTAGCCCAGGTGCACCACATCCCTCAACATCATCTAACCCCTATTTCCTTGTCACCATTGGGACATTCCTTAGGCCACTCATTGGGTCACTCTTTAGGACACACAGGCTTGATTCCAGCTCACCACACTGCCTTTTTGTCAGGCCAACCAATACATATTATACCAGCCTCTGCGCTCCATCACAGCCCTCTTTCTCTACACCATATCCCCCATGCTGCCCTTTACCCCACTCTCTTTGCCCATCGGCCAGccactgcagcagcagcagctgcccTGCAGTTACACCCATTTCTTCATCCTATCTTCTCAGGGCAGGACCTGCAACACCCACCAAACCATGGCTCCTGA
- the LOC127652574 gene encoding G patch domain-containing protein 8-like isoform X4, translating into MQGRTDPVPIVLKYDVMGMGRMEMELDYAEDATEKRRALEIEKEDTEELRQKYKDYAEKEKAIAKALEDLRANFYCELCDKQYQKHQEFDNHINSYDHAHKQRLKELKQREFARNVSSRSRKDGKKQERMLRRLHELAEQRKQQEYVPGSGPMFKPTTVIVDGEKGDDSMDGVPMTIDSNTEPIDDKGVCSVGDQGSPRSTPSISFGFNKTGSSPTPSGGSHAPKVSVSFSLAKKAPVKLETAAAVFVDPGEEAMEGEEGQEEGGDKTGGEEGAVETNTDSPQCAAGGEDELSQPDDGGTLASTLNKLKMMMKKEEGYSGQEPQYYHYVPPTHCRVKPHFKFLLFMKASDQCASEEDGKKAEKAVAGEDGEQIKLNVSSKYEKETVNEPTQVQNTTPPPTSTKMKTEEVSCSSTSAGQSNTIILEISSQPADAKQGMSEPPDTGPRIPTGPFFPVLGKDESTTLQWPSELLEFTKAQPSLSYSCNPLYFDFKLSRNKGNWAGKNSKSAKPVSTDGGEGSKSVSMDTTPDVGEGSKSGSMDTTPVSSGETCTSTMVAGPSTDQKKHSSLKEGGADNENKEQKLQSSVDVSAGTKKKKKKKKHKKSSKRSKRSEKVAVDVELENEMSEDKTKKKKKHKRKKSKNKPCDAEENEEGGDRKEKEKDKEEENHKEGKDGVSSAQSSGVNVSHDGGKRKRSHTMSQWSGVKESSAGKPSSAEEHNGTKSLKSDPDAPAASCSASAQKSLSGGRPPSSDSEEDGGSSSQHSRPARRCSTPKREHHRHCSDDSGQSGRSRSRSSRGGDHNHRRHRGQKSCSRSYSSSSERSSAGSSAYSRRSHSYSDSYSDYSDEEHRHRTRRPSSDSDYERRDSGRSHRRHYSSSSSEDSRSRSRSHSRRKHHRRRHQRSSSRSSSRSSRSSSARHYRRSTYSHSRSSASRSSSSTKGSPHRHGHSRRSDSSTRRRDFSRSRIYCSQSPRSSSSRTQARKSNSSSAQGTRCSGGATSKEGGGAAEHRNSFTARQLLEKIQSRKGGDESGTGTKPGIKIKDPPQGYFGPKLPPALGNKSILPLFGKLQAGKKPSLFSLIRLNESEKSEQGKNSDSSEVILVEPIREFPPPPQPQVQQQKQQQQQQKQQLEEAVPNAVVPEDTRHPVSDTQALQESQPQYEHDPAMMIPQYQGEARQDPSNPISDGHLMGSDMGTQSTMHTYTGYSAPTMEDGEMGIEAEEDGLAPLESQPITFTPEEMEKYSKLQQAAQQHIQQQLLAKQVKSFPSAAAVAAAANLAAAANLAHAPPPPPAALQPIHIHQPTVSAASATSITTMQHAILQHHAAAAAMGIHPHTQHHHHPAHAQLAQVHHIPQHHLTPISLSPLGHSLGHSLGHSLGHTGLIPAHHTAFLSGQPIHIIPASALHHSPLSLHHIPHAALYPTLFAHRPATAAAAAALQLHPFLHPIFSGQDLQHPPNHGS; encoded by the exons ATGCAGG GACGAACTGACCCGGTGCCCATCGTTCTCAAATATGACGTCATGGGAATGGGGCGCATGGAGATGGAG CTGGACTATGCAGAAGATGCCACAGAGAAGCGTCGGGCGCTGGAGATAGAAAAAGAAGACACAGAGGAACTGCGTCAAAAATACAAG gATTATGCGGAAAAGGAGAAAGCCATAGCCAAAGCTCTGGAGGACTTGAGGGCCAACTTCTACTGTGAGCTGTGTGACAAGCAATATCAGAAACATCAGGAGTTTGACAATCACATAAACTCATATGACCATGCACACAAACAG AGACTGAAAGAGCTGAAGCAGAGAGAGTTTGCTCGGAATGTGTCATCTCGTTCTAGAAAGGATGGCAAGAAACAGGAGAGGATGCTGCGGCGTCTCCATGAACTGGCAGAACAAAGGAAGCAGCAAGAGTA TGTCCCTGGTAGTGGCCCTATGTTTAAACCCACTACAGTGATAGTAGATGGTGAGAAGGGAGACGACTCCATGGATGGTGTGCCTATGACCATAGATTCCAACACAGAACCTATTGACGATAAGGGAGTCTGTAGTGTTGGTGATCAAGGCTCCCCTAGATCAACTCCTTCCATCAGCTTTGGCTTCAACAAAACTGGCTCTTCCCCAACGCCCTCTGGAGGCTCACATGCTCCCAAAGTTAGTGTCTCCTTCTCCTTAGCTAAAAAAGCCCCCGTCAAACTTGAGACTGCAGCAGCTGTCTTTGTAGACCCTGGTGAAGAAGCAATGGAGGGAGAAGAAGGTCAGGAAGAGGGAGGAGATAAGACAGGAGGAGAGGAAGGAGCTGTGGAAACTAACACTGATAGCCCACAATGTGCAGCAGGAGGTGAGGATGAACTGTCACAACCAGATGATGGAGGAACCCTGGCCTCCACTTTGAATAagctgaagatgatgatgaaaaagGAGGAAGGTTACTCTGGACAGGAGCCACAGTATTACCATTATGTACCTCCTACACACTGTCGGGTCAAGCCACATTTCAAGTTTCTGCTTTTCATGAAGGCCTCAGACCAGTGTGCCAGTGAAGAGGATGGAAAGAAAGCTGAAAAAGCAGTAGCTGGTGAAGATGGAGAGCAAATAAAGCTAAATGTCAGCAGCAAATATGAAAAAGAGACAGTGAACGAACCTACACAAGTGCAAAACACAACTCCTCCTCCCACATCAACCAAAATGAAGACCGAGGAAGTATCATGTAGTAGTACCTCAGCGGGGCAAAGTAATACAATAATTTTAGAAATTTCTTCCCAACCAGCTGATGCCAAGCAAGGAATGTCTGAGCCTCCAGACACAGGTCCCCGCATACCAACTGGGCCTTTCTTTCCTGTGCTTGGTAAGGATGAAAGCACCACGTTGCAATGGCCTTCTGAATTGCTGGAGTTCACTAAGGCTCAGCCATCCCTCTCCTACAGTTGTAATCCTCTCTACTTTGACTTCAAGCTGTCTAGAAACAAAGGAAACTGGGCAGGGAAAAACAGCAAATCTGCCAAGCCAGTTAGCACTGATGGAGGAGAAGGATCAAAGTCTGTCAGCATGGATACTACTCCTGATGTAGGAGAGGGATCCAAGTCTGGCAGCATGGATACTACTCCTGTCAGTAGTGGAGAGACCTGCACTTCCACAATGGTAGCAGGACCAAGTACTGATCAAAAGAAACATTCATCCTTAAAAGAGGGAGGTGCTGATAATGAGAACAAAGAGCAGAAATTACAAAGTAGTGTGGATGTGTCTGCAGGgactaagaaaaagaaaaagaagaaaaaacataagAAATCAAGCAAGCGTTCCAAACGCAGCGAAAAAGTAGCAGTGGACGTGGAGTTGGAGAATGAGATGTCAGAAgataaaactaaaaagaaaaaaaaacataaaagaaagaaaagcaaaaataaaccATGTGATGCTGAGGAAAATGAAGAGGGAGGTGACCGCAAGGAAAAAGAGAAAGATAAGGAAGAAGAGAATCACAAGGAGGGGAAAGATGGAGTGTCCTCTGCCCAGTCATCTGGAGTAAATGTGTCCCATGATGGAGGAAAGAGAAAACGGTCCCACACAATGTCACAGTGGTCTGGAGTTAAGGAAAGCAGTGCAGGAAAGCCAAGCTCTGCAGAAGAGCACAATGGTACTAAAAGCCTTAAATCTGACCCCGATGCACCCGCAGCCTCTTGCTCTGCTTCAGCCCAGAAAAGCTTAAGTGGAGGTCGACCTCCCAGCAGTGACAGTGAAGAGGATGGAGGATCATCCTCTCAACATTCCCGACCAGCTCGCCGTTGCTCCACACCAAAACGTGAGCACCACAGACACTGCAGTGATGATTCAGGACAATCAGGACGTTCACGTAGTAGATCGTCTCGTGGAGGTGACCATAACCATAGACGCCACAGAGGTCAGAAGTCATGCAGTCGATCTTACTCGAGTAGCTCTGAGCGTTCCTCTGCTGGGAGCAGTGCTTACAGCCGCCGTAGTCACAGTTACTCAGACAGTTACAGTGACTATAGTGATGAAGAACATCGTCATAGAACAAGAAGACCTTCTTCAGACTCAGACTATGAAAGGCGTGATAGTGGGCGGTCTCACAGACGGCACTATTCCTCATCTTCCTCTGAGGACTCTCGTTCACGATCACGCTCACACAGCCGCAGAAAACATCATAGGCGGAGACACCAACGAAGTAGTAGTCGCAGCTCTAGTCGCAGTAGTAGGAGCAGCAGCGCTCGCCACTATAGACGAAGCACTTATAGTCACAGCCGTAGCTCTGCTAGTCGTTCATCTAGCTCCACTAAAGGTTCTCCACATCGACATGGTCACAGCCGGCGATCTGACAGCTCCACACGACGACGTGATTTCAGCAGGTCGCGCATTTACTGTTCCCAGTCTCCAAGGTCCTCCTCTTCCCGCACACAGGCACGAAAGAGCAACTCTTCATCAGCACAAGGAACTAGATGTAGTGGTGGTGCTACCTCAAAGGAAGGTGGAGGTGCTGCAGAACATCGAAATTCATTCACAGCTCGGCAGCTACTGGAGAAAATCCAGTCTCGAAAAGGAGGGGATGAGTCTGGAACTGGCACCAAGCCAGGCATCAAGATCAAGGACCCTCCACAAGGATACTTTGGACCCAAGCTCCCCCCTGCCCTTGGAAACAAAAGTATTTTGCCCCTTTTTGGTAAACTCCAGGCAGGAAAGAAACCATCATTATTTTCTCTTATACGTTTGAATGAGAGTGAAAAGTCAGAGCAGGGGAAAAATTCTGATAGTAGTGAAGTTATCTTGGTAGAACCCATTCGTGAATTTCCTCCCCCACCCCAGCCACAAGTCCAACAgcaaaagcagcagcaacaacaacaaaagcaacaGTTAGAGGAGGCCGTACCAAATGCTGTAGTGCCAGAGGATACCAGACATCCAGTCTCAGACACACAGGCCCTTCAGGAGTCTCAGCCACAATATGAGCACGATCCAGCTATGATGATCCCACAATACCAAGGTGAGGCAAGGCAAGACCCCAGTAATCCCATTTCGGATGGACATCTAATGGGGTCTGATATGGGTACGCAGTCTACTATGCACACCTACACTGGTTACTCTGCACCCACAATGGAGGATGGGGAAATGGGCATAGAAGCTGAAGAAGATGGACTTGCACCTTTAGAAAGTCAACCAATTACCTTTACTCCAGAGGAAATGGAAAAATACAGCAAGTTGCAACAAGCAGCTCAACAGCACATTCAACAGCAGCTGTTAGCCAAGCAGGTGAAGAGCTTCCCTTCAGCCGCAGCTGTTGCAGCGGCAGCTAATTTGGCAGCAGCGGCTAACCTTGCCCATGCTCCGCCACCTCCACCAGCTGCATTGCAGCCTATACACATCCATCAACCCACAGTTTCTGCAGCTTCTGCTACCTCCATTACCACAATGCAGCATGCCATCCTGCAGCATCATGCTGCTGCAGCAGCCATGGGTATTCATCCCCATACCCAGCATCATCATCACCCTGCACATGCCCAACTAGCCCAGGTGCACCACATCCCTCAACATCATCTAACCCCTATTTCCTTGTCACCATTGGGACATTCCTTAGGCCACTCATTGGGTCACTCTTTAGGACACACAGGCTTGATTCCAGCTCACCACACTGCCTTTTTGTCAGGCCAACCAATACATATTATACCAGCCTCTGCGCTCCATCACAGCCCTCTTTCTCTACACCATATCCCCCATGCTGCCCTTTACCCCACTCTCTTTGCCCATCGGCCAGccactgcagcagcagcagctgcccTGCAGTTACACCCATTTCTTCATCCTATCTTCTCAGGGCAGGACCTGCAACACCCACCAAACCATGGCTCCTGA